The Candidatus Hydrogenedentota bacterium genome contains a region encoding:
- a CDS encoding type IV pilus twitching motility protein PilT, whose protein sequence is MAALDKYFQLMVEHGASDLHLCTGCKPIFRKDGSVVGLRSEETLDAGTVKTWLYEIMPPANEKEFNEVHDTDFAYELEGYGRFRCNVFLDHKGMGGVFRLIPTEILTVEQLGLPEAVKKFCYLGKGLVLVTGPTGSGKSTTLAAMIDLINATRSDHIITIEDPIEFVHRNKRCLINQREVGTHTKSFKAALRAALREDPDIVLVGEMRDLETTHIAIETAETGHLVFGTLHTTTAISTIDRLIDQFPADQQQQIRTMLSGTLKGVVAQNLLKKKGGGRVAAIEVLIVNPAVSSLIREAKTSQIMSIMQTAKKEGMTLLNEELVRLVKSEIIEAEEAWKKAVDKEGIVKALEAAGITYKPPADA, encoded by the coding sequence ATGGCGGCTTTGGACAAATATTTCCAACTCATGGTCGAGCATGGAGCATCCGATTTGCACTTGTGCACCGGGTGCAAACCCATCTTCCGGAAAGACGGGTCCGTGGTCGGTTTGCGCAGTGAGGAGACACTTGACGCAGGTACGGTTAAAACGTGGCTGTACGAGATCATGCCGCCTGCTAACGAGAAGGAATTCAACGAAGTCCACGATACGGACTTTGCGTACGAATTAGAGGGGTATGGCCGTTTCCGGTGCAACGTCTTTTTGGACCACAAGGGAATGGGCGGGGTGTTTCGTCTCATCCCGACGGAAATCCTGACGGTTGAGCAATTGGGACTGCCGGAAGCGGTAAAGAAGTTCTGCTATCTCGGGAAAGGGCTGGTGCTGGTGACGGGACCGACGGGAAGCGGTAAATCGACCACGCTGGCGGCGATGATCGATTTGATCAACGCGACGCGAAGCGACCACATCATCACGATTGAAGACCCCATCGAATTCGTACATCGGAACAAGCGGTGCTTGATCAATCAGCGCGAAGTCGGGACACATACGAAGAGTTTCAAGGCGGCATTGCGCGCGGCGCTGCGTGAAGATCCGGACATTGTCCTTGTCGGCGAAATGCGCGACCTCGAGACGACGCACATCGCCATCGAGACCGCGGAAACCGGACACTTGGTGTTCGGGACACTCCATACGACCACGGCCATCTCGACCATCGACCGGTTAATCGATCAGTTTCCGGCGGACCAACAACAGCAGATTCGCACGATGCTCTCGGGCACGTTAAAAGGTGTTGTCGCCCAGAACCTGTTGAAGAAGAAGGGTGGCGGACGCGTCGCGGCAATTGAAGTGCTGATTGTGAACCCGGCCGTGTCGTCGCTTATTCGCGAGGCGAAAACGAGCCAGATTATGAGCATCATGCAGACCGCCAAGAAGGAAGGCATGACGCTGCTCAACGAAGAACTGGTGCGGCTGGTGAAAAGCGAAATCATCGAGGCCGAAGAGGCTTGGAAGAAGGCGGTCGACAAGGAAGGCATTGTGAAAGCGCTGGAAGCGGCGGGAATTACGTATAAGCCGCCCGCGGACGCGTGA
- the recO gene encoding DNA repair protein RecO, which yields MSQERSEAIVIRGVDFSETSRIVTFLTPERGKLACMATGVRRAKSPLAAALDTFNRVEIVYYWKEGRSVQKLGEATLLDAFTALKSDVEKSVYAAFPLEFALRVAQEDEPSHALYRVLADGLRDLAAWQGTAKAHVSWIVYWMLAASGFEPNLEPSSSSGPIRFSYDSGVVDSGMPADRTLSMEELESLQAIAASPGACPANGLDSRVFESIRRYAARQVDCEFRSLRVIEQMFG from the coding sequence GTGTCGCAAGAGCGAAGCGAAGCCATTGTGATTCGCGGCGTCGATTTCAGCGAGACGAGCCGGATTGTGACGTTTCTGACGCCCGAACGCGGCAAGTTGGCGTGTATGGCGACTGGCGTGCGGCGTGCCAAGAGTCCGCTCGCGGCAGCTTTGGATACGTTCAATCGAGTTGAAATCGTTTATTATTGGAAAGAAGGCCGCAGCGTTCAGAAACTCGGCGAGGCGACTCTACTGGATGCCTTCACCGCCCTGAAAAGCGATGTCGAGAAATCGGTTTACGCCGCGTTTCCGCTGGAGTTTGCGCTTCGTGTAGCGCAGGAAGACGAGCCGTCACACGCGTTGTATCGCGTGCTCGCAGATGGGTTGCGGGACTTGGCGGCGTGGCAAGGCACGGCAAAGGCCCATGTCTCTTGGATTGTGTACTGGATGCTGGCGGCGTCGGGGTTCGAGCCCAATCTCGAACCATCGTCTTCGAGCGGTCCGATTCGCTTCTCGTACGACAGCGGAGTCGTCGATAGCGGCATGCCGGCCGACCGAACGTTGAGCATGGAAGAACTTGAATCGTTGCAGGCGATAGCGGCCAGTCCCGGCGCGTGTCCTGCGAATGGATTGGATTCGCGCGTGTTTGAGAGCATTCGCCGTTACGCGGCCCGTCAGGTGGATTGCGAATTTCGCAGTCTGCGGGTTATCGAACAGATGTTTGGATGA
- the lepA gene encoding translation elongation factor 4, with translation MSTPENRIRNFCIIAHVDHGKSTLADRFLQITGAVEERKMKEQALDTMDIERERGITIKAVAVRLNYKSKDGQHYVLNLIDTPGHVDFSYEVSRSLAACEGALLLVDASQGVEAQTLAHAYKAIDQNLDIIPVINKIDLPSADVESVRRQIENVVGLPADDAILTSGKEGSGAINALEAVIQRIPPPKGDRSKPLRALVFDAKYDSYRGVVVYIRVVEGRISKGMKVQFMSNGLKYDVVELGTFTPDITPGDMLEAGEVGYLICNIKTLVSTKIGDTITDAFKPAEEPLPGYKEVLPVVFCGMYPAASTDYSELRDALERLRLNDASFQYQADSSDALGFGFRLGFLGLLHMEIVQERLEREFDLTLVTTVPNVAYRITKKDGTQFVIENASKMPAPNDIETIEEPYIEAEIICPTEYLSGVIDLCKKKRGIHVRVDYLDERRSLAVYQMPLAEVVLDFYDKLKTLSRGYGSLEYNLIGFRPGELVKLDILLNTEPVDALSSIVHKDRAEWVGRTLASKLRSLIPRQQFEVAIQAAVGSRIIVRETVKAVRKNVTAKCYGGDITRKRKLLEKQKEGKKRMKQVGSVEVPQEAFMALLRVGEESDR, from the coding sequence ATGTCGACGCCAGAAAACAGAATACGAAACTTTTGCATCATCGCCCACGTGGACCACGGAAAATCGACGCTGGCCGATCGGTTCCTCCAAATCACCGGAGCGGTAGAAGAGCGCAAGATGAAGGAACAAGCGCTCGATACGATGGATATCGAGCGCGAGCGCGGCATCACGATCAAGGCGGTAGCGGTTCGCTTGAACTACAAATCGAAAGACGGCCAGCATTATGTGCTCAATCTGATCGACACGCCGGGGCACGTCGACTTCTCGTACGAAGTATCGCGAAGTCTGGCGGCGTGCGAGGGAGCGCTGCTGCTGGTAGACGCGTCGCAAGGCGTCGAAGCGCAGACGCTCGCGCACGCATATAAGGCAATCGATCAGAACCTCGACATCATCCCCGTGATCAACAAGATCGATCTCCCCAGTGCAGATGTTGAGTCCGTGCGGCGGCAAATCGAAAACGTGGTCGGTCTTCCCGCCGACGATGCGATTCTGACCAGCGGCAAGGAAGGCTCAGGCGCCATCAACGCGCTCGAAGCGGTCATTCAGCGTATTCCGCCGCCCAAGGGCGACCGGTCGAAGCCGCTGCGGGCGTTGGTGTTCGACGCGAAATACGACTCGTATCGCGGCGTGGTTGTCTACATTCGTGTGGTGGAAGGCCGCATCTCGAAGGGCATGAAGGTGCAATTCATGTCCAACGGTTTGAAGTACGATGTGGTCGAATTGGGGACGTTCACTCCCGACATTACGCCTGGCGACATGCTTGAGGCCGGAGAAGTCGGTTATCTCATCTGCAACATCAAGACTCTGGTAAGCACAAAGATCGGTGACACAATCACGGATGCTTTCAAACCCGCCGAAGAACCGTTGCCGGGGTACAAAGAAGTGCTGCCGGTCGTATTCTGCGGTATGTATCCGGCTGCGTCGACGGACTACTCGGAATTGCGCGACGCGCTGGAGCGTCTGCGGCTCAACGACGCCTCATTCCAGTATCAAGCAGATAGTTCCGATGCGCTCGGTTTCGGTTTCCGCTTGGGATTCCTGGGATTGCTGCACATGGAAATCGTGCAGGAACGGCTTGAGCGCGAGTTCGACCTGACGCTGGTCACGACGGTTCCGAACGTGGCGTATCGAATCACGAAGAAGGACGGCACGCAATTCGTCATCGAAAACGCGTCGAAGATGCCCGCGCCGAACGATATCGAGACGATTGAAGAGCCGTATATCGAGGCGGAGATCATTTGCCCGACCGAGTATTTGAGCGGCGTGATCGACCTGTGCAAGAAGAAGCGCGGTATTCACGTGCGCGTAGACTATCTGGACGAGCGGCGCAGCCTGGCGGTGTATCAGATGCCGTTGGCGGAAGTCGTGCTTGATTTCTACGACAAGTTGAAGACGCTTTCGCGCGGATACGGCTCGCTCGAGTACAACCTGATCGGATTTCGCCCCGGAGAGCTAGTCAAACTCGACATTCTGCTCAACACCGAGCCGGTGGACGCGCTGTCGTCGATTGTTCACAAGGACCGCGCTGAATGGGTCGGGCGCACGCTTGCGTCCAAGCTGCGGTCGCTGATTCCGAGACAGCAATTCGAAGTCGCTATCCAGGCTGCGGTCGGAAGTCGCATTATCGTCCGCGAGACGGTGAAGGCCGTTCGCAAGAACGTCACGGCGAAATGTTATGGCGGCGACATCACGCGTAAGCGCAAGCTGCTCGAAAAGCAGAAAGAGGGTAAGAAGCGCATGAAACAGGTGGGCAGCGTCGAAGTGCCGCAAGAAGCGTTTATGGCGTTGTTGCGCGTTGGCGAAGAATCGGACCGCTGA
- the lepB gene encoding signal peptidase I, which yields MAAKGKQTKGESQGEALDFLVGFIKAFTGPWTWDNFKSWVKLIALVLTVWWLFVQPFRIPSGSMEPTLHGDPGFFVGDRVFVNKLIYGPRVPFTNIRIFKLGEPKRWDIVVFRSVEPESPNKVLIKRVVGLPGERVHIDHGKVYINGKALELPDSMPDVYYTLGPYLSQEELDQFLRSYPEQERGRAYEILDKQLPAYKYGIIPTDQYSLIPPGNYLMLGDNSERSQDGRFFGWVPHDHLLGRASCVWWPIKNRRDFTGFTKTWWGMLLIAGIPILLVAYELSRSFFMLPWRIKRTPLKALLRDGDHVWINRAAFGWRLPFSNSRVGKKLPKRGSVVAYTLPDSTRNDEQIEVAFGRLVALPGDAVKVEDGTVIVEGQRVGETGSAKSDAEWTTKKKSTVPDNQYLVLTDADTKLPDGRVFGWLPEDCLVGTVSIVWWPPQRARKVRDHGNAT from the coding sequence GTGGCAGCAAAAGGAAAGCAGACCAAGGGCGAATCCCAGGGCGAGGCCCTCGATTTTCTAGTCGGATTCATCAAGGCTTTCACCGGGCCCTGGACTTGGGACAATTTCAAGAGCTGGGTGAAGCTCATTGCGCTGGTGCTCACCGTATGGTGGCTGTTCGTTCAACCATTTCGCATCCCTTCGGGTTCCATGGAACCGACGTTGCACGGCGATCCCGGTTTCTTTGTCGGCGATCGTGTCTTCGTGAACAAACTCATTTATGGCCCCCGCGTCCCCTTCACCAATATCCGGATCTTCAAATTGGGTGAGCCGAAGCGCTGGGACATCGTGGTGTTCCGTTCTGTGGAGCCGGAGAGTCCGAACAAGGTTTTGATCAAACGCGTAGTCGGGTTGCCCGGCGAACGTGTCCACATCGATCACGGCAAGGTCTACATCAACGGCAAGGCGCTTGAATTGCCAGATTCGATGCCAGACGTGTATTACACGCTGGGGCCGTATCTCTCGCAGGAAGAGCTTGACCAATTCTTAAGGAGCTACCCGGAACAAGAACGCGGCAGGGCCTACGAGATTCTCGACAAGCAGCTTCCTGCATACAAATACGGCATCATTCCGACAGATCAATACTCGCTGATTCCGCCCGGCAACTACCTGATGCTGGGCGACAACAGCGAACGAAGCCAGGACGGCCGCTTCTTTGGGTGGGTGCCTCACGATCATCTGCTGGGTCGCGCGTCGTGCGTCTGGTGGCCGATCAAGAATCGGCGGGATTTTACCGGATTCACCAAGACATGGTGGGGAATGCTGCTCATCGCGGGAATTCCGATCTTGCTGGTTGCGTATGAACTCAGCCGGTCGTTCTTCATGTTGCCGTGGCGCATCAAACGCACTCCGTTAAAGGCGCTTCTGCGCGATGGCGATCATGTGTGGATCAACCGGGCCGCGTTCGGATGGCGGTTGCCGTTCTCCAACTCACGCGTCGGCAAAAAGCTGCCAAAACGCGGCTCCGTCGTCGCTTACACGTTGCCCGATTCTACGCGTAACGACGAACAAATCGAAGTCGCGTTTGGACGTCTTGTGGCGCTTCCCGGTGACGCAGTGAAAGTCGAAGACGGAACGGTGATCGTCGAAGGCCAGCGTGTGGGCGAAACGGGTAGCGCGAAATCCGACGCGGAGTGGACTACCAAGAAGAAGTCGACGGTTCCCGACAATCAGTACCTTGTCTTGACCGACGCAGACACAAAGTTGCCGGATGGCCGCGTATTTGGATGGTTGCCGGAGGACTGTCTCGTCGGAACCGTCTCCATCGTGTGGTGGCCGCCGCAACGCGCGCGCAAGGTGCGCGACCATGGAAACGCCACGTAG
- the hemW gene encoding radical SAM family heme chaperone HemW → METPRSPLIGVYVHIPYCRTICPYCDFVKRPIKGTVPPAFLNALCSEIDAFDGASEVDGVFFGGGTPSLIAVDDFARVMDALRARFSLTPDAEVTLEANPDDVTPELMNAWTASGVNRISMGVQSFNDEALRYLGRRHDADGARRACGLVAERLPNWNMDLIFGVPPLEEWRATLETCRSFQPAHVSAYGLTYEAGTPFGKRANEAIDDETYLNQFHEVDAVLDEYERYEVSNLARPGFQCALNLRYWHNEEYAGFGPAAYSYLSGVRSRNCVKTDEYIAAPGSKQESIRLSEREVRVETLIQHFRLKRGLEKAYYEARFGASLDSDFGPVLQGLVARGLLLEAEGFIRPTPKGFELNNEIGLALVG, encoded by the coding sequence ATGGAAACGCCACGTAGTCCGTTGATCGGCGTTTACGTTCACATTCCATATTGTCGCACCATTTGTCCCTACTGCGATTTTGTGAAGCGCCCCATCAAGGGGACGGTACCCCCCGCATTTCTTAACGCTCTTTGCAGCGAAATCGATGCATTTGACGGCGCATCGGAAGTCGACGGGGTGTTCTTTGGCGGGGGCACGCCTTCCTTGATCGCGGTTGACGACTTCGCTCGCGTGATGGACGCGCTACGCGCGCGGTTTTCGTTGACGCCCGACGCCGAGGTGACGCTCGAAGCCAATCCGGACGATGTCACCCCAGAGTTGATGAATGCGTGGACGGCGAGCGGCGTCAATCGCATAAGCATGGGCGTGCAAAGCTTCAACGACGAAGCGTTGCGCTATTTGGGTCGTCGGCACGACGCCGACGGCGCACGTCGCGCGTGCGGACTGGTCGCGGAACGTCTTCCGAATTGGAACATGGACCTCATTTTCGGTGTGCCGCCATTGGAGGAATGGCGCGCCACTTTGGAGACTTGCCGTTCGTTTCAACCCGCGCACGTATCCGCCTACGGCTTGACGTATGAAGCGGGCACTCCCTTTGGCAAGCGCGCCAACGAGGCCATTGACGACGAAACGTATCTGAATCAGTTTCACGAAGTCGATGCCGTGCTCGACGAGTACGAGCGATATGAAGTCTCCAATCTCGCTCGCCCCGGCTTTCAATGCGCGCTGAATCTTCGCTACTGGCACAACGAAGAGTATGCGGGATTTGGCCCCGCGGCATACTCGTACTTAAGCGGCGTACGGTCGCGGAATTGCGTGAAGACCGACGAGTACATTGCCGCGCCCGGATCGAAGCAGGAATCGATTCGTCTATCGGAGCGCGAGGTGCGAGTGGAGACGTTGATTCAGCACTTTCGCCTCAAGCGCGGATTGGAGAAGGCGTATTACGAGGCGCGGTTTGGTGCATCACTCGATTCCGATTTTGGACCGGTCTTACAGGGCCTCGTTGCGCGAGGCCTGTTGCTGGAGGCAGAAGGCTTCATTCGCCCAACTCCAAAAGGCTTCGAGCTGAACAACGAGATTGGCCTGGCGCTCGTGGGATAA
- a CDS encoding sulfatase-like hydrolase/transferase gives MENVGAGLAAAVIAQRSNAEPVSTENRPPNILLLISDEHNAGVMGCAGNSISHTPNLDALAGRGVLFENCYCNSPLCVPSRLSLTSGKYASRVGAWSNDCWLPSDDYPSLARVVASAGYEPFLCGKMHYDATRRYGFTEIGGNMNQGRKTGKGERRKPDDLTPKPGISDRFGDFRTGNTSSVMTHDRKVTEGTVAFLNDRKKTDAPFFLLSGYLAPHFPLIVPEQYYEAYRGKVPMPVIPEGFYDTLPLNYRHLRIGFNFEDVPEEVVRKGRELYYGFVQWVDDEIGKVLTSLASSDVADNTVVIYTSDHGENMGEHGLWWKNCMYESAAHIPLIVSWPARWRGGQRRAQVCSLVDVVQTIVALSGGATPNDWNGHSMLPLLDANDAPWKDMAVSEYYAHNVASGYAMIRTGHFKYVYHTAPDADHPSQRELYNLQEDPGEFRNLASLPEHAERIAAMHAALVDEVGEDPDKTEARCRADYAKGYAREDLPAGNGKKNNVGES, from the coding sequence ATGGAAAACGTTGGTGCAGGTCTTGCCGCGGCGGTCATTGCACAGCGCAGCAACGCGGAACCCGTGTCCACGGAGAATCGGCCGCCCAACATTCTCCTCCTCATTTCGGACGAGCACAATGCGGGGGTAATGGGTTGTGCCGGCAATAGCATCAGCCATACGCCAAACCTCGATGCCCTTGCCGGTCGCGGTGTTTTGTTCGAGAACTGCTACTGCAATTCACCGCTCTGTGTGCCGTCGAGGCTCTCCTTGACGTCGGGAAAATACGCTTCGCGCGTCGGGGCGTGGAGCAATGACTGCTGGCTACCTTCCGACGATTATCCTTCTTTGGCGCGTGTCGTGGCGAGTGCGGGCTACGAGCCCTTCCTTTGCGGAAAAATGCACTACGATGCCACGCGACGGTATGGGTTCACGGAGATCGGCGGCAACATGAACCAGGGCAGAAAGACTGGAAAAGGAGAACGCCGAAAGCCCGATGACCTCACTCCGAAACCCGGCATATCGGATCGATTTGGTGATTTTCGCACCGGCAATACGTCGTCCGTGATGACACACGATAGGAAGGTGACCGAGGGTACCGTTGCATTCCTGAACGACCGCAAAAAGACAGACGCGCCGTTCTTTTTGCTGTCAGGATATCTGGCTCCACACTTTCCATTGATCGTGCCTGAGCAGTATTACGAAGCCTACCGCGGAAAGGTTCCGATGCCGGTGATTCCCGAGGGCTTTTATGACACTTTGCCGCTGAATTACAGGCACCTGCGCATTGGGTTCAATTTCGAGGACGTGCCGGAAGAGGTCGTGCGAAAAGGCAGAGAACTCTACTATGGTTTCGTACAGTGGGTGGACGATGAGATCGGCAAGGTCTTGACCTCGTTAGCGTCCAGCGACGTAGCCGACAATACCGTAGTCATCTACACGTCGGATCATGGCGAGAACATGGGCGAACACGGCCTGTGGTGGAAGAACTGCATGTACGAATCCGCCGCGCACATTCCGCTTATCGTTTCGTGGCCGGCGCGTTGGAGGGGCGGCCAGCGCCGTGCGCAGGTCTGTTCCCTCGTGGATGTGGTGCAGACCATCGTGGCACTGAGCGGTGGCGCGACGCCGAACGACTGGAACGGTCATTCGATGTTGCCGTTGTTGGATGCGAACGATGCGCCGTGGAAGGACATGGCTGTGAGCGAGTACTACGCCCACAACGTCGCGTCAGGCTATGCCATGATTCGCACCGGGCATTTCAAGTACGTATATCACACCGCGCCGGACGCGGATCACCCATCTCAGCGCGAACTCTACAATCTCCAGGAAGACCCGGGCGAGTTCCGCAATCTCGCAAGTCTTCCCGAGCATGCGGAGCGAATTGCGGCTATGCACGCCGCCTTGGTAGACGAAGTCGGAGAAGACCCCGACAAGACTGAAGCGCGCTGCCGGGCCGATTACGCGAAGGGATACGCGAGAGAAGACCTCCCGGCAGGAAACGGCAAGAAAAACAACGTCGGCGAATCATAA
- a CDS encoding IPT/TIG domain-containing protein: MKRIAQRLLALSIVGVSVLAVAHAQTLLVHTTTLTAAREAVRVYAQTVDLRESTPSALPQLLPGDAISGPVLMTPDGNLAISVTVARNEALRESQPIISLSRAIPLALQPEVSLDGLAVAKPQLHALVDDPQSHESVFVSFAKSGGIGDRAPWQIRARRLATDPAPLFAPQDSAWLLPGEPVACMAIPGRAAVAILCRTDVGVATIHVREVTRGEVLAEALPMPSPIDSYDPACLATTPKGDVLFALFSGYAPEGMTRRSTLIAIETQTFRLMPGEVEFPGDAVGDESALHPTTSGACWVTTRSRSEGFAYAVLIETANGLKKSAEYSFADAPHGIMLAPCETSMDLGVAVGNRLELWRDGKPGGGSITFDSEIGALRWLGTRVAVGEAGCVHFVDALTAAIEHTVHLQTGFVAEISPVLALPAVGDRDQDGLGNADEVRFGAIVSQPDSDGDGLRDGIDVEPTKASPYLITPITVDFRGEGIGQDVRSVRLESPFGENSTWRLDVNTAIAPWLRVYPRTGRLPGWFYVGVDPARFRSGDGAWGTITVALEGATPGLQATGSPRSISVRVLPPSRNPRGILWLLDDHAPQKSLRDESDPWRMKGLADLLAQPPYRFSHRVETNPIPKLPRDVSVIVLTAEAAGRGVSTRQALLDFVSDGGALLFLGQHITQEGPRSLARWLNPIGVELEPEKAVSGSFAARTSNLPARHWDGFRITDGMRMRVADGRAVLVPDPEEKGLAVFAAGAYGNGRIAILASPTPVETSAMQTISNRLFAGDLFTWLSEAGSGLNDTDGDGLPNDVEDKNGNGVVDPGETDGLNADTDGDGIPDGKEDRSRDGIANPGETSPLNPDSDGDGIFDGADPSPLPNVDAPHVDFLEPSRGPLEGGTRVIVNGRNFAPSSRVLFGQIAASRLEVTSAETLLVEAPPAANEREGAVDVRVENIAAGLSGVLPGGFAYTARSTVKLALTSVSVAADQYQGVVALRIDAEPDSSVGLVLAQVKAVPSTRIQWEAVQPFESSVAATYRISHHISEPSSVDLVIMSVSREAIRGDVVLLSWRATQPLPEYSVAKFRINEAKAFALSSQPMNVAVSGLNVPLDRTQR, encoded by the coding sequence ATGAAGCGCATCGCACAACGGCTGCTGGCTCTCTCCATCGTGGGCGTGAGCGTACTTGCAGTGGCGCATGCGCAGACGCTTCTTGTGCACACGACAACGCTTACGGCGGCGCGCGAGGCCGTGCGTGTGTATGCGCAAACCGTCGACTTGCGTGAGTCCACGCCTAGTGCGCTTCCCCAGTTGCTTCCCGGCGACGCTATCTCGGGACCAGTTCTCATGACTCCTGACGGGAATCTTGCGATCAGCGTCACGGTGGCGAGAAACGAGGCGTTGCGCGAGTCTCAGCCGATCATCTCGCTTTCGCGCGCGATTCCTCTTGCCCTGCAACCGGAAGTCAGTCTCGATGGATTGGCCGTCGCAAAACCACAACTGCACGCGCTTGTCGATGACCCCCAGTCGCACGAATCTGTCTTCGTGTCGTTCGCAAAAAGCGGGGGAATCGGTGACCGAGCCCCTTGGCAGATTCGAGCTCGCAGGCTCGCGACTGACCCCGCGCCGTTGTTTGCGCCTCAGGATTCGGCCTGGTTGTTACCGGGAGAACCCGTCGCGTGCATGGCCATTCCCGGACGTGCGGCGGTGGCTATCTTATGCCGGACGGACGTGGGAGTGGCCACTATTCACGTGCGCGAGGTCACACGCGGCGAAGTCTTGGCCGAGGCTTTGCCAATGCCGAGCCCCATTGACTCCTACGATCCAGCGTGTTTGGCGACGACTCCCAAGGGAGACGTGCTCTTTGCGCTCTTTTCGGGGTACGCGCCCGAAGGGATGACGCGCAGATCCACTCTGATTGCCATTGAGACGCAGACGTTCCGTCTTATGCCTGGTGAGGTGGAGTTCCCTGGCGATGCCGTGGGCGACGAGTCCGCGCTTCACCCCACAACTTCGGGAGCCTGCTGGGTGACCACACGATCCCGAAGCGAGGGCTTCGCATACGCTGTCCTAATCGAGACAGCCAATGGCTTGAAAAAATCTGCCGAATACTCATTTGCCGACGCGCCGCACGGCATTATGCTTGCCCCCTGCGAAACGAGCATGGACTTGGGCGTGGCAGTGGGGAATCGGCTGGAATTGTGGCGTGACGGGAAACCGGGTGGAGGCTCGATCACGTTCGATTCGGAGATTGGGGCGCTCCGATGGCTGGGTACTCGCGTGGCCGTAGGCGAAGCAGGATGCGTACACTTCGTCGATGCGCTCACTGCCGCAATCGAACACACCGTCCATCTTCAGACCGGGTTTGTTGCGGAGATTAGTCCGGTTCTCGCCTTGCCCGCTGTCGGGGACCGCGACCAGGATGGTCTTGGGAATGCAGATGAAGTCCGGTTTGGCGCCATAGTGTCGCAGCCCGATTCGGACGGAGATGGGCTGCGCGATGGAATTGACGTGGAACCTACGAAGGCTTCTCCCTATCTGATTACGCCTATTACGGTCGATTTTCGCGGCGAAGGCATTGGGCAGGATGTACGTTCCGTGCGGTTAGAATCACCCTTCGGTGAGAACTCCACGTGGAGACTGGACGTGAACACGGCGATTGCGCCGTGGTTGCGCGTGTACCCTCGAACCGGCCGGCTGCCGGGCTGGTTTTATGTAGGCGTCGATCCAGCTCGATTTCGGTCGGGTGATGGCGCTTGGGGCACAATTACCGTTGCTCTGGAAGGCGCGACACCCGGTCTTCAGGCTACAGGCAGTCCGCGATCCATATCCGTGCGCGTTTTGCCGCCCAGCCGCAATCCACGGGGAATTCTGTGGCTGCTTGACGATCATGCCCCGCAGAAATCGCTTCGGGACGAATCCGATCCGTGGCGCATGAAGGGACTCGCGGACTTGCTCGCACAACCGCCGTACCGCTTCAGTCACCGAGTCGAAACAAACCCAATACCGAAACTTCCTCGAGATGTCTCCGTGATTGTGCTCACCGCCGAAGCCGCAGGACGCGGGGTCTCGACTCGGCAAGCGCTGCTGGATTTCGTATCCGACGGAGGCGCGTTACTCTTCCTGGGGCAGCACATAACGCAAGAAGGACCACGATCCCTCGCGCGCTGGCTCAATCCGATCGGAGTTGAATTGGAGCCCGAAAAGGCTGTCAGTGGGTCGTTCGCGGCTCGCACCTCAAATCTTCCCGCGCGGCATTGGGATGGGTTTCGTATAACCGATGGGATGCGGATGCGCGTCGCGGACGGGCGGGCAGTCCTTGTACCCGATCCGGAAGAGAAGGGGCTCGCCGTGTTTGCGGCGGGCGCATACGGCAACGGTCGCATCGCGATCTTGGCCTCACCCACACCCGTTGAGACTTCCGCAATGCAGACGATCTCAAATCGCCTGTTTGCGGGCGACCTTTTTACGTGGCTTTCGGAGGCAGGATCGGGACTTAACGATACCGACGGCGACGGCCTGCCCAACGACGTCGAAGACAAAAACGGAAACGGTGTAGTCGATCCAGGAGAGACGGACGGATTGAATGCCGATACGGATGGCGACGGAATACCCGATGGCAAAGAGGATCGTTCGCGCGATGGAATCGCGAATCCCGGTGAAACGAGCCCGTTGAATCCCGATTCGGACGGCGACGGTATCTTCGATGGCGCGGACCCAAGCCCATTGCCGAATGTCGACGCTCCGCACGTCGATTTCCTCGAACCGAGTCGAGGGCCGCTTGAGGGGGGTACGCGCGTTATTGTGAACGGCAGAAACTTTGCCCCGTCATCGCGGGTGCTGTTCGGCCAGATTGCGGCATCGCGCTTGGAAGTTACCAGCGCGGAGACCCTGCTGGTCGAAGCGCCGCCCGCCGCGAATGAGCGTGAAGGTGCGGTGGACGTGAGGGTCGAAAACATTGCGGCGGGTCTGTCGGGTGTCTTGCCGGGCGGTTTCGCGTATACCGCGCGTAGCACGGTGAAGCTCGCGCTCACGAGTGTGTCCGTGGCTGCGGATCAGTACCAAGGAGTCGTGGCGCTTCGCATCGATGCTGAGCCGGATTCGTCCGTGGGTTTGGTGCTCGCACAAGTCAAGGCAGTCCCCTCAACTCGCATCCAGTGGGAAGCCGTGCAACCCTTCGAATCCTCCGTCGCTGCTACGTATCGTATCTCGCATCACATATCGGAGCCATCCTCGGTTGATTTGGTGATCATGTCTGTATCTCGCGAGGCAATTCGTGGGGATGTGGTTTTGCTTTCATGGCGGGCGACCCAGCCGTTGCCCGAATATAGCGTTGCCAAGTTTCGGATAAACGAAGCGAAAGCTTTTGCGCTCAGTAGTCAGCCGATGAATGTTGCGGTTAGCGGTTTGAATGTACCGCTCGACAGAACACAGAGGTAG